The following coding sequences are from one Bradyrhizobium sp. WSM471 window:
- a CDS encoding CaiB/BaiF CoA-transferase family protein, which produces MEQNEAELPLSGVTVVSLEQAIAAPLASRHLADWGARVIKIERPGDGDFCRDYDHVMNGMSSQFVWTNRSKESLAIDIKSPEGQEVLEALLPQADVFIQNLAPGAAERLGLDAASLLRKFPRIIACDVSGYGADGPYSNKKAYDLLVQCEAGVLAINGTESEPAKVGLSVVDIATGMYILNGVLMALYRRERTGKGTAFQASLFDSITDWMSYPAFYTQSTGRPLPRTGAKHATIAPYGPFRVGDGNTIFFGIQNDREWRSLCAIVLGDAAFADHPRFRTNPLRMQNRDDLQVHVEQRFAAMSSDEVLRLLDEASIANAHLNSVEAFLEHEQLRARSRVQTVGSPSGPVMSFLPALTIPGLSPRMDPVPDVGQHNQSILSELGLAKET; this is translated from the coding sequence ATGGAGCAAAATGAGGCGGAGCTGCCGCTGTCGGGCGTGACGGTGGTCTCGCTCGAGCAGGCGATCGCGGCTCCTCTTGCCAGCCGGCATCTTGCGGATTGGGGCGCGCGCGTCATCAAGATCGAGCGGCCGGGCGATGGCGATTTCTGCCGCGACTACGATCATGTGATGAACGGGATGTCGAGCCAGTTCGTCTGGACCAACAGGTCGAAGGAGAGCCTCGCCATCGACATCAAGAGTCCTGAAGGCCAGGAGGTGCTCGAGGCCTTGCTGCCGCAGGCCGACGTCTTCATCCAGAACCTGGCGCCGGGCGCGGCGGAGCGGCTGGGTCTCGATGCCGCATCGCTGCTGCGGAAGTTTCCCCGGATCATCGCCTGCGACGTGTCGGGCTATGGTGCCGACGGACCCTACAGCAACAAGAAGGCCTACGACCTCCTGGTGCAGTGCGAGGCCGGCGTCCTCGCCATCAACGGCACCGAGTCGGAGCCCGCCAAGGTCGGACTTTCGGTGGTCGATATCGCCACCGGCATGTACATCCTCAACGGCGTGCTGATGGCGCTGTATCGCCGCGAGCGGACCGGCAAGGGCACCGCCTTCCAGGCCTCGCTGTTCGATTCCATCACGGACTGGATGAGCTATCCCGCCTTCTACACGCAGAGTACCGGCCGGCCGCTGCCGCGCACCGGGGCCAAGCATGCAACGATAGCGCCGTATGGCCCGTTCCGCGTCGGCGATGGCAACACGATCTTCTTCGGCATCCAGAACGACCGGGAATGGCGATCGCTGTGCGCCATCGTGCTTGGCGACGCGGCCTTTGCCGACCATCCCCGCTTCCGCACCAATCCGCTGCGCATGCAGAACCGGGACGATCTGCAGGTCCATGTCGAGCAGCGTTTTGCGGCGATGAGCAGTGACGAGGTGCTGCGGCTGCTCGACGAGGCCTCAATCGCCAACGCGCATCTGAATTCGGTCGAGGCGTTCCTGGAGCACGAGCAGCTCCGCGCCCGCTCCCGGGTGCAAACGGTGGGATCTCCGAGCGGCCCGGTGATGAGCTTCCTGCCGGCTCTCACCATTCCGGGCCTGTCGCCGCGGATGGATCCGGTGCCTGACGTCGGGCAGCACAATCAATCCATCCTCAGCGAGCTCGGTCTCGCAAAGGAGACATGA
- a CDS encoding uracil-DNA glycosylase, with protein MNAAARFVASVRGVAFENVFNPYSDRCPVHDRADAPASRSATLNAILQAAASGGVHSVWIGRDLGYRGGRRTGLALTDDVHVAAHAARWGIETRRCTKGLPVKERTAGLAWAVLDEIKLPVFLWNVFPFHPHEPGLPFTNRSHRASERGVGEEILSELLRILRPERMVALGGDAASCGERVAPGKCLKVRHPSYGGQADFLRQMSDLYGPLRGSKTQADMFDDGVRS; from the coding sequence ATGAATGCAGCCGCCCGTTTCGTCGCCTCGGTCCGCGGCGTTGCCTTCGAAAACGTCTTCAATCCCTATTCCGATCGGTGCCCCGTTCATGACAGAGCGGACGCGCCGGCAAGTCGGTCCGCGACCCTGAACGCCATTCTGCAGGCGGCCGCCTCCGGAGGAGTTCACTCGGTGTGGATCGGAAGGGATCTTGGTTATCGCGGTGGTCGGCGCACCGGGCTCGCTTTGACGGACGACGTCCACGTTGCGGCTCACGCTGCCCGCTGGGGCATCGAGACGCGACGCTGCACGAAAGGATTGCCCGTTAAGGAGCGGACCGCAGGGCTTGCATGGGCGGTGCTGGACGAAATCAAGCTGCCCGTGTTCTTGTGGAATGTTTTCCCCTTTCACCCTCACGAGCCAGGGCTTCCCTTTACGAACAGGTCGCATCGAGCTTCGGAGCGCGGGGTAGGAGAGGAGATACTCTCCGAACTACTGCGGATACTGCGGCCGGAACGGATGGTGGCGCTCGGCGGCGATGCGGCCAGTTGCGGCGAGCGCGTGGCGCCGGGAAAATGCCTCAAGGTCCGTCACCCGAGTTACGGTGGCCAAGCCGATTTCCTGCGTCAGATGTCGGATCTATACGGGCCCCTCCGGGGCTCGAAGACACAGGCGGATATGTTCGATGACGGTGTCCGATCCTAG
- a CDS encoding CoA ester lyase encodes MTMAPQRPTRVYLAVPAHRSRLVAKAAASAADAVFMDLEDAVPPSEKSAALEEAARALSSLDWGHKVVAVRLNAVDSPFIAQEIRKLAALPRLDSVIVPKAERGSDIVAIADQLRAAAPRRSSPVALELLIETALGLVNVDTLAAAHQSVAALHLGVGDFAASIGARSSEIGASPDGYRHVGSAQSGYASAPLDLFAYPMMRLLVAARAFGLRAIDGPCGAFRDARLTESSALKAAAMGFDGKQVIHPDQIEPTLRAFVPSDTELAHARRVVAAMEQAEAQGQGAVTLDGKMIDYANVRMARRIIEMGS; translated from the coding sequence ATGACGATGGCGCCTCAGCGGCCGACGCGGGTCTATCTGGCCGTTCCCGCGCATCGCTCCCGTCTCGTCGCCAAGGCCGCTGCCTCGGCGGCGGATGCGGTGTTCATGGATCTCGAGGACGCGGTGCCGCCGTCCGAGAAGAGCGCGGCGCTGGAGGAAGCCGCGCGGGCGCTGTCTTCGCTGGATTGGGGCCACAAGGTCGTCGCGGTCAGGCTCAACGCCGTCGACAGCCCCTTCATCGCGCAGGAAATCCGCAAGCTCGCTGCGCTGCCCAGGCTGGATTCGGTGATCGTGCCGAAGGCGGAGCGCGGAAGCGACATCGTCGCCATCGCCGATCAGCTGCGCGCGGCCGCGCCCCGTCGCTCTTCTCCTGTGGCGCTCGAACTGCTGATCGAGACCGCGCTGGGCCTCGTCAATGTCGACACGCTCGCCGCCGCGCACCAAAGCGTCGCCGCCCTTCATCTCGGTGTCGGCGATTTCGCGGCGTCGATCGGCGCCCGCTCCTCGGAAATCGGCGCATCGCCGGACGGCTACCGGCATGTGGGCTCCGCCCAGAGCGGCTATGCCTCCGCACCGCTCGATCTATTCGCCTATCCGATGATGCGCCTGCTGGTGGCGGCGCGTGCGTTCGGGCTGCGCGCGATCGACGGCCCTTGCGGCGCGTTCCGCGATGCCAGACTGACCGAAAGCAGCGCGCTCAAGGCGGCCGCGATGGGTTTTGACGGCAAGCAGGTGATCCATCCCGACCAGATCGAACCGACGCTGCGGGCGTTCGTCCCGTCCGACACTGAACTGGCGCACGCACGGCGGGTCGTCGCGGCCATGGAGCAGGCCGAGGCGCAGGGCCAGGGCGCGGTGACGCTCGACGGCAAGATGATCGACTATGCCAATGTGCGCATGGCGCGCCGGATCATCGAGATGGGATCGTAG
- a CDS encoding ParA family protein: MNVIVFASRKGGSGKSTLAAHLAAQIKATKPILLVDADPQGSLTLWHKLRGTNEPPIKSAVNSVSGIVSAAKRDGYEWVLIDTPPNLSAVVDDAIRNATMVVIPARPGVFDVNAVQETIQMCRAARKPYAVVLNGAPARRDESESPIVTIAREALAKFRAPVWGGQITNRSDLLMALSHGEGAREYQAESRAAQEIARLWAAIERSVKAIRGTASASGAMHKQAA; this comes from the coding sequence ATGAACGTTATTGTTTTTGCATCGCGTAAAGGTGGCTCAGGCAAGAGTACGCTGGCCGCGCATCTCGCCGCGCAGATCAAGGCGACCAAGCCGATCCTGCTCGTCGATGCGGATCCGCAAGGCTCGCTCACGCTGTGGCACAAGCTGCGCGGCACCAACGAACCGCCGATCAAGTCCGCGGTGAACTCGGTCAGCGGCATCGTCTCCGCTGCCAAGCGCGACGGTTATGAATGGGTGTTGATCGACACGCCGCCGAACCTGTCGGCCGTCGTCGACGACGCCATCCGCAATGCCACCATGGTGGTGATTCCCGCCCGTCCCGGCGTGTTCGACGTCAACGCGGTGCAGGAAACCATCCAGATGTGCCGTGCGGCGCGCAAGCCCTACGCGGTCGTGCTCAACGGTGCGCCGGCGCGCCGCGACGAGTCCGAAAGCCCGATCGTCACCATCGCCCGCGAGGCGCTGGCGAAGTTCCGTGCTCCGGTGTGGGGCGGCCAGATCACCAACCGTTCGGATCTGCTGATGGCGCTGAGCCACGGCGAGGGCGCGCGGGAATATCAGGCCGAGAGCCGCGCGGCGCAGGAAATCGCAAGGCTGTGGGCGGCGATCGAGCGTTCGGTAAAGGCTATTCGCGGCACGGCGTCGGCGTCCGGCGCAATGCACAAGCAGGCGGCATAA
- a CDS encoding phasin — translation MTGATDPFSASIIPFEVPEQMRAFAEKGVSQARENYAKFKDAAETHNGTVEAVFSSAHKGVSEYTAKLMEFAKANTKAHLDFTQELFSVKAPQDAFALWTNHSKAQLETFQAQARELAEIAQRAATAAAEPIKASAAKLYPAA, via the coding sequence ATGACAGGTGCGACTGATCCGTTTTCTGCCTCGATCATTCCGTTCGAGGTCCCCGAGCAGATGCGTGCGTTCGCCGAAAAGGGCGTGTCGCAGGCCCGCGAGAACTACGCCAAGTTCAAGGACGCCGCCGAGACCCACAACGGCACCGTCGAGGCCGTGTTCTCGTCCGCCCACAAGGGCGTGAGCGAATACACCGCCAAGCTGATGGAGTTCGCGAAGGCCAACACCAAGGCCCATCTCGACTTCACCCAGGAGCTGTTCAGCGTGAAGGCGCCGCAGGATGCGTTCGCGCTGTGGACCAACCATTCCAAGGCGCAGCTCGAGACCTTCCAGGCCCAGGCCCGGGAGCTCGCCGAGATCGCCCAGCGCGCTGCCACTGCCGCCGCCGAGCCGATCAAGGCCTCTGCCGCAAAGCTCTACCCCGCCGCCTGA
- a CDS encoding TIR domain-containing protein encodes MSKRRNVFISHHHADDEHVGGLTKLLDRQGFQIRNSSIRAKPSNQARLDKKQIPEGTLKRLLRMKMSWASTVIVLIGKDTHQRPWVDWEIRKANELGKRIIGVFTRGGTEADIPPAFEEYGDALVNWNSDSVIQAIEGTNSPFETPGSAAPRELVHASRTARC; translated from the coding sequence ATGTCAAAGCGCCGCAATGTCTTTATTAGCCATCACCATGCGGACGACGAGCACGTCGGCGGCCTTACCAAGTTGCTTGATCGGCAAGGCTTTCAAATACGGAACAGCTCGATTCGAGCGAAGCCATCAAACCAGGCGCGCTTGGACAAAAAGCAGATCCCCGAAGGGACGTTGAAGCGCCTTTTGCGCATGAAGATGTCCTGGGCTTCAACCGTGATTGTGCTGATAGGCAAAGACACGCACCAACGCCCGTGGGTCGACTGGGAGATTCGTAAGGCTAACGAGCTGGGTAAGCGGATCATAGGCGTTTTCACAAGGGGCGGGACCGAAGCCGATATTCCGCCTGCTTTTGAAGAATATGGCGATGCGCTGGTGAATTGGAATTCTGACAGCGTCATACAAGCGATTGAGGGCACGAATAGCCCATTTGAAACTCCCGGCAGTGCCGCGCCGCGCGAACTAGTTCATGCTTCTCGAACGGCTCGCTGCTGA
- a CDS encoding patatin-like phospholipase family protein, protein MNAASDKQSPDQLAAHDLLSELRTRIATQPLPYQYGVETRALESLMQIFGLAREAMKKHPGCREFARITTCMLNVDLRPVTAKWHRAFEAGVLNSKDGANEFRADLKNVRIKLVDFAERLQLLAYGEYVADAVTPDVLDDTEIARCFEPVVFGVDTSSTAGAAINASEAAEVTNRRRAVGIDGAVESDAVGLALSGGGIRSATFCLGVLQVLAARGLMKHFDFLSTVSGGGYTGSFVTARIGSGEPFDAMSNPNGPDTVAIRYVRQNAKYLSAVDLKERLLLVTGTLAGLMLNWMVPLFVLSLLALNVVQTIPYMPDFTWSSLAVVLSILMAMLVLLYGITLRAGVGTRSSGILLALLAAITAASALMAAIEFGYRKFGEALDVPWSVSGTAVAAVMAAPAIIRFLPIFQSDAARKLLMKIALLAAGIAVPILALLGFYLLRRLGGLPWEPEAPWWSPLHHISGGALLVVTVLVSGVYSLFFLNINLTGPHKLYRDRLAKTFVSNGAATDDIALASLNATSIAPYHLINATVNLPSSTSPAVRDRKGDFFLFSKHWSGSVATGYESTSNWKMNGAPVDLATAMAISGAAASPHMGMGSIPSLSALMTLLNIRLGFWIANPSKKTWGVPGFTCLLREMTGTMMTEKNSWLNLSDGGHIENMGVFELLRRRCKFIVCVDGEADPKSTFQGHLTLVRHAQIDLGIRIEPRLDEIRPDPNSRFSRTHSQLFRINYPKTCDGRAEGIGLMLYLKLSLTGDEAELLKRYRSVNPDFPHQSTLDQFYDEEQFEAYRQLGVHVVEGTFAPALMTRNRSPNNVRNWFEQLAANMLEPSN, encoded by the coding sequence ATGAACGCCGCTTCCGACAAACAGTCACCCGACCAGCTCGCAGCGCACGATCTGCTATCTGAGCTGCGGACTCGCATCGCGACGCAGCCGCTTCCCTATCAGTACGGCGTCGAGACGCGCGCTCTCGAGAGCCTGATGCAGATCTTTGGGCTGGCGCGGGAAGCGATGAAAAAGCATCCTGGCTGCCGGGAATTCGCGCGTATCACGACTTGCATGCTCAACGTAGACCTGCGCCCGGTCACGGCCAAATGGCATCGCGCCTTCGAAGCAGGCGTCCTGAATTCCAAAGACGGAGCCAATGAATTCCGCGCGGATCTGAAGAATGTTCGGATAAAACTCGTCGATTTTGCCGAACGGCTTCAATTATTGGCGTACGGCGAATATGTGGCCGACGCCGTGACGCCAGACGTCCTTGACGATACCGAAATCGCGCGCTGCTTCGAACCAGTCGTCTTCGGTGTCGATACTTCCTCAACCGCAGGAGCCGCCATCAACGCCTCTGAAGCAGCAGAGGTGACGAACCGACGACGCGCGGTCGGGATCGACGGAGCGGTGGAAAGCGATGCTGTCGGTTTGGCACTTTCCGGCGGTGGAATCAGATCGGCGACGTTCTGTCTCGGTGTTCTGCAAGTCCTCGCGGCCCGGGGACTGATGAAGCACTTCGATTTCCTGTCGACGGTCTCGGGAGGCGGCTATACCGGCAGTTTCGTTACCGCAAGGATCGGAAGCGGCGAACCGTTCGACGCGATGAGTAATCCGAACGGGCCAGATACCGTAGCCATCAGGTATGTGCGCCAAAACGCCAAGTATCTTAGTGCAGTCGACCTCAAAGAGCGACTGCTGTTGGTAACGGGTACGCTCGCCGGGTTGATGCTGAATTGGATGGTGCCGCTCTTCGTGCTGTCCCTTTTGGCATTGAATGTCGTTCAGACGATCCCATACATGCCGGATTTCACTTGGTCCTCATTGGCCGTCGTCTTGTCGATCCTAATGGCGATGCTTGTCCTTCTCTACGGCATTACTCTGCGCGCGGGGGTGGGCACTCGTAGCAGCGGAATTCTGCTTGCACTGCTTGCAGCGATTACGGCTGCATCAGCGCTTATGGCGGCGATCGAATTTGGCTACCGGAAATTCGGCGAAGCGCTGGACGTTCCCTGGTCCGTTTCAGGGACGGCGGTTGCGGCCGTGATGGCCGCTCCGGCCATTATCAGGTTTCTGCCGATTTTCCAGAGCGATGCCGCCCGCAAACTATTGATGAAGATTGCTCTCCTTGCGGCAGGTATCGCAGTTCCGATCTTAGCCTTGCTGGGTTTTTACCTGTTGCGCAGGCTCGGTGGCTTGCCGTGGGAGCCGGAGGCGCCGTGGTGGTCGCCGCTGCACCATATAAGCGGCGGGGCACTGTTGGTGGTTACGGTGCTAGTTTCCGGTGTCTATTCGCTGTTTTTCCTGAACATAAACTTGACTGGTCCGCACAAGTTGTACCGCGATCGACTCGCTAAAACGTTCGTGTCGAACGGCGCCGCAACCGACGACATTGCGCTCGCTTCGCTCAATGCCACGAGCATCGCCCCCTATCATCTGATCAACGCTACCGTAAACCTCCCGTCGAGCACGAGCCCCGCTGTCCGAGATAGGAAGGGAGATTTCTTCCTGTTCTCCAAGCATTGGTCTGGCTCAGTAGCGACGGGATACGAATCGACGAGCAATTGGAAGATGAATGGCGCCCCCGTCGATCTAGCCACGGCGATGGCGATTTCGGGTGCTGCGGCTTCACCTCACATGGGCATGGGCTCCATTCCCAGCCTTTCGGCCCTTATGACCTTGCTCAACATCCGCTTGGGTTTCTGGATAGCAAATCCTTCGAAGAAGACTTGGGGGGTCCCAGGATTTACCTGCCTTCTCCGGGAAATGACGGGCACGATGATGACGGAAAAGAATAGTTGGTTGAACCTGTCTGACGGCGGACACATCGAAAACATGGGAGTATTCGAGCTTCTTCGAAGGCGATGCAAGTTTATCGTGTGCGTCGACGGAGAGGCCGACCCTAAGTCAACGTTTCAGGGGCATCTTACTCTCGTGCGTCATGCCCAAATCGATCTCGGGATTCGTATCGAGCCGCGGCTCGACGAAATCCGTCCTGATCCGAATTCGCGCTTCAGCCGGACCCACTCTCAATTATTCCGCATCAATTATCCTAAAACCTGCGACGGCCGCGCCGAGGGAATCGGGCTGATGCTATATCTCAAGCTCTCTTTGACTGGGGACGAGGCGGAATTGCTCAAGAGATATCGGTCCGTGAACCCGGATTTTCCGCATCAATCCACTCTTGATCAATTCTACGACGAAGAGCAATTCGAAGCCTACCGGCAACTGGGCGTGCACGTTGTCGAAGGAACTTTCGCACCGGCGCTCATGACAAGAAATCGCTCTCCCAATAACGTGCGCAATTGGTTTGAGCAGCTTGCGGCCAACATGCTGGAGCCGTCCAACTAA
- the tenA gene encoding thiaminase II has protein sequence MSFFERLKTAASVEWQAYTEHPFTNGLADGSLPEAAFRHYLVQDYLFLIEFARAYALAVYKSPRLADMREAAAGLSAILDVEMNLHVKLCADWGLSPTDLEQAPPAAEMLAYTRYVLDAGMRGDLLALKVALAPCVIGYAEIATRLASLPLADAATNAYRVWIAEYAGAPYQEVAARARAHMEHLADLYATPAREAELIAIFKEATRLEADFWEMAWRAGQRVH, from the coding sequence GTGAGTTTCTTCGAGCGTCTCAAGACAGCAGCATCCGTCGAGTGGCAGGCCTACACCGAGCATCCCTTCACGAACGGATTGGCGGACGGCTCGCTCCCCGAAGCGGCGTTTCGTCACTACCTCGTTCAGGACTATTTGTTCCTCATCGAGTTTGCTCGCGCCTACGCGCTCGCGGTCTACAAGTCGCCCAGACTTGCCGACATGCGTGAAGCCGCGGCCGGCCTGTCGGCCATCCTTGATGTCGAGATGAACCTGCATGTGAAGCTCTGTGCCGATTGGGGTCTGTCCCCGACCGATCTTGAACAGGCTCCTCCGGCGGCCGAGATGCTGGCCTATACACGCTACGTGCTCGACGCGGGAATGCGCGGCGATCTGCTGGCTCTCAAGGTGGCGCTTGCCCCCTGCGTGATCGGGTACGCGGAGATCGCAACGCGGCTCGCCTCGCTCCCCCTCGCGGACGCTGCGACGAACGCCTACCGCGTCTGGATCGCGGAGTACGCCGGCGCGCCGTACCAGGAGGTCGCTGCCAGAGCGCGGGCGCATATGGAGCATCTCGCCGATCTCTACGCCACGCCGGCCCGCGAAGCAGAGCTGATTGCGATCTTCAAGGAAGCCACGCGACTCGAGGCAGACTTCTGGGAGATGGCCTGGCGCGCGGGCCAGCGCGTTCATTAG
- a CDS encoding nucleoside triphosphate pyrophosphohydrolase family protein: protein MFIAEYERLTQETDRFRQEEVNPILLGLFGEVGGVMAAAKKLRREGTAFVGYRRAVEEEFGDALWYFAALCRRAGVPLQEVLAAASSQHYVCSVAAADDPPGAVSRVSSPQPSGSFDEILLSLGGNAADLLVLTKQAPDALARLTAFADSFLRALNAAGISFSEVASANVRKVRGRFLAPILPDLPEFDGTFPEEERLPREFEIVIRQRSGGRSVLEMNGVVIGDPLTDNIADRDGYRFHDVFHFAHAAVMHWSPTFRALIKRKRKSDPVTDETQDAGRAIVVEEGLSAFVFSHAKTLAFFENQSSLSFDLLKTIRQFVDGYEVDACPMKLWEDAILQGYDVFRRVKREEGGIVRGDRNRRKLEFRPLGAV from the coding sequence ATGTTCATCGCAGAATACGAGCGGCTGACCCAGGAAACCGACCGCTTTAGGCAGGAGGAGGTAAATCCGATCCTGCTCGGGCTTTTCGGAGAGGTTGGAGGTGTCATGGCTGCGGCCAAGAAGCTCAGGCGGGAAGGCACCGCGTTCGTTGGCTACCGCCGCGCGGTCGAGGAGGAATTCGGCGACGCGCTCTGGTATTTCGCGGCTCTCTGTCGGCGCGCAGGCGTGCCCTTGCAAGAGGTACTCGCCGCGGCTTCGTCGCAGCACTACGTGTGTTCGGTAGCGGCCGCGGATGATCCGCCGGGCGCCGTATCGCGGGTCTCGTCTCCGCAACCATCAGGCTCGTTCGATGAAATCTTGCTCAGCCTCGGGGGCAATGCCGCCGATCTTCTTGTTCTGACGAAGCAGGCCCCGGACGCGCTGGCCCGCCTGACGGCTTTCGCCGACTCGTTTTTGCGTGCCTTGAATGCCGCTGGTATTTCATTCTCTGAGGTCGCGTCTGCCAACGTTCGAAAGGTGCGGGGTAGATTTCTGGCACCAATTCTGCCCGATCTGCCCGAGTTTGACGGAACTTTCCCCGAAGAAGAACGTCTGCCGCGCGAATTCGAGATCGTCATCCGCCAGCGCTCCGGAGGCCGCAGCGTCCTGGAAATGAACGGAGTGGTCATCGGCGACCCGCTGACCGACAACATCGCCGACCGCGATGGCTACCGGTTTCACGACGTTTTTCATTTCGCGCATGCTGCGGTCATGCATTGGTCGCCGACTTTTCGCGCTCTGATAAAGCGCAAGCGTAAGAGCGATCCCGTCACCGACGAGACGCAGGACGCCGGTCGCGCCATCGTCGTTGAAGAAGGCCTCTCCGCATTCGTGTTCTCCCACGCGAAAACGCTTGCCTTCTTCGAAAACCAATCCTCGTTGTCTTTCGACCTTCTCAAGACGATACGGCAATTCGTCGACGGCTACGAGGTTGATGCGTGTCCCATGAAGCTGTGGGAAGATGCCATTTTACAAGGCTATGACGTGTTCCGTCGTGTAAAGAGGGAAGAGGGCGGCATCGTCCGCGGAGATCGTAATCGCCGCAAGCTGGAGTTCCGGCCGCTCGGAGCAGTTTGA
- a CDS encoding AEC family transporter yields MATVLIVAPVFALIAAGYAAVLFRFVSETAHKGISEFAFSIAIPALLFRTIVVSEFSGVSPWRMWGAYYGALALTWIAALILSALLRKRREDREDGVVFAIGSVYGNIVMLGIPLTLSALGNEAAGPMALILSVNTPLLWLCGTLQMELVDRKQTASAASLIVPVLLDLSRNPIMLAIGFGLVWRLTGLGLHPVVDRTVELLAQAGSPAALIALGINLFRFEVKGEMLSVLVMSALKLLAMPAAAFVLAKLLDLPPLAAGVLVLFAAMPTGANAYIFAVQYQRLVNPVSGAVALGTLLAAVTLPVVVWVVAR; encoded by the coding sequence ATGGCCACCGTGCTGATCGTCGCGCCGGTATTCGCGCTGATCGCGGCCGGCTATGCCGCGGTGCTGTTTCGCTTCGTCTCCGAGACCGCGCACAAGGGCATCTCCGAATTCGCCTTCAGCATCGCGATTCCCGCGCTGCTGTTCCGCACCATCGTCGTCTCGGAATTTTCCGGCGTCAGCCCTTGGCGGATGTGGGGCGCCTATTACGGCGCGCTCGCGCTGACCTGGATCGCGGCACTGATCCTCTCGGCGCTGCTGCGCAAGCGGCGCGAGGACCGCGAGGACGGCGTCGTGTTCGCGATCGGCTCGGTCTACGGCAACATCGTGATGCTCGGCATTCCCTTGACACTCTCGGCGCTGGGCAATGAGGCGGCAGGACCGATGGCGCTGATCCTGTCGGTGAACACGCCGTTGCTCTGGCTCTGCGGCACGCTGCAGATGGAGCTGGTCGACCGCAAGCAGACGGCCTCGGCGGCGTCGCTGATCGTGCCGGTGCTGCTGGATCTTTCCCGCAACCCCATCATGCTCGCGATCGGCTTTGGCCTCGTCTGGCGTCTCACCGGCCTCGGCCTGCATCCGGTCGTCGACCGGACCGTCGAGTTGCTGGCGCAGGCGGGCTCGCCGGCGGCGCTGATCGCGCTCGGCATCAATCTCTTTCGCTTTGAGGTCAAGGGAGAGATGTTGAGCGTCCTCGTGATGAGCGCGCTCAAGCTGCTGGCGATGCCGGCGGCCGCCTTCGTGCTGGCAAAGCTGCTCGACTTGCCGCCGCTCGCGGCCGGCGTGCTCGTGCTGTTCGCGGCGATGCCGACCGGCGCGAATGCGTACATCTTCGCGGTTCAGTACCAGCGGCTGGTGAACCCGGTCTCAGGCGCGGTGGCGCTGGGCACGTTGCTGGCGGCGGTGACGTTGCCGGTGGTGGTGTGGGTGGTGGCGAGGTGA